One Eretmochelys imbricata isolate rEreImb1 chromosome 22, rEreImb1.hap1, whole genome shotgun sequence DNA window includes the following coding sequences:
- the KCNJ5 gene encoding G protein-activated inward rectifier potassium channel 4, translating into MAGDSRIFMNQDMEIGVTPMDPKKIPRQPRDYVPIATDRTRLLAAEMKKPRQRYMEKSGKCNVHHGNVHETYRYLSDLFTTLVDLKWRFNLLVFTMVYTVTWLFFGFIWWLIAYIRGDLDHLEDENWIPCVENLSGFVSAFLFSIETETTIGYGYRVITEKCPEGIILLLVQAILGSIVNAFMVGCMFVKISQPKKRAETLMFSNNAVISIRDEKLCLMFRVGDLRNSHIVEASIRAKLIKSKQTKEGEFIPLNQTDINVGFDTGDDRLFLVSPLIISHEINEKSPFWEMSRAQLAKEEFEIVVILEGMVEATGMTCQARSSYMDTEVLWGHRFTPVLTLEKDFYEVDYNSFHSTYETNTPTCCAKELAESFQEGRLLRHLSSATLLSSGREAETAKEEQEVEDEGREVAGVNGANGTAGEVKADMSV; encoded by the exons ATGGCTGGAGATTCTAGGATCTTCATGAACCAGGACATGGAAATTGGAGTCACACCTATGGATCCCAAGAAGATTCCCAGACAGCCGCGGGACTATGTCCCTATCGCCACTGACCGAACCCGTCTCCTGGCAGCAGAAATGAAGAAGCCGCGCCAGCGTTACATGGAGAAGAGTGGCAAGTGCAATGTGCACCATGGAAATGTCCATGAAACCTACCGGTACCTTAGCGACCTCTTCACTACTCTGGTGGACCTTAAGTGGCGCTTTAACCTTCTTGTCTTTACCATGGTTTATACTGTCACATGGTTATTTTTTGGGTTCATTTGGTGGCTTATTGCCTACATCCGTGGAGATCTGGACCATCTTGAAGATGAGAACTGGATCCCCTGTGTTGAAAATCTCAGTGGATTTGTCTCCGCATTTCTGTTTTCCATCGAGACCGAGACCACAATTGGGTACGGCTACAGGGTTATCACTGAAAAATGCCCCGAGGGCATCATACTGCTCCTGGTTCAGGCTATTCTAGGCTCCATTGTCAATGCTTTCATGGTAGGGTGCATGTTTGTCAAAATCAGCCAACCAAAGAAGAGGGCCGAGACCCTCATGTTTTCCAACAATGCAGTGATTTCTATCAGGGATGAGAAGCTCTGTCTAATGTTCCGGGTCGGGGACCTCCGGAATTCCCACATTGTTGAGGCTTCCATTAGAGCCAAGCTGATCAAGTCCAAACAGACCAAAGAAGGGGAGTTTATCCCCTTGAACCAAACGGACATCAATGTGGGCTTTGATACAGGGGATGACAGGCTATTCCTGGTGTCACCACTCATCATCTCACACGAAATCAACGAGAAGAGCCCCTTCTGGGAGATGTCCCGTGCCCAGCTTGCGAAGGAGGAGTTTGAAATCGTGGTCATTTTGGAAGGAATGGTCGAAGCAACAG GGATGACTTGCCAGGCCCGGAGCTCCTACATGGACACGGAGGTGCTATGGGGACACCGCTTCACGCCCGTCCTCACCCTCGAGAAAGACTTTTACGAAGTCGACTACAACAGCTTTCACAGCACCTACGAAACCAACACCCCCACGTGCTGTGCCAAGGAGCTGGCCGAATCTTTCCAAGAGGGCCGGCTCCTCCGCCACCTCTCCAGCGCCACCCTCCTGAGCAGTGGCAGGGAAGCAGAGACAGCAAAAGAGGAACAGGAAGTGGAAGATGAAGGAAGGGAGGTGGCTGGGGTGAATGGAGCCAATGGAACAGCAGGAGAGGTGAAGGCAGATATGTCTGTATAA